Genomic DNA from Homo sapiens chromosome 19 genomic patch of type FIX, GRCh38.p14 PATCHES HG109_PATCH:
ggctcaggtgggcagatcacttgaggtcaggagttcgagaccagcctggccaacatggtgaaaccccatctctactaaaaatacaaaaattagctgggcctggtggcaggcacctgtaatcccagctacttaggaggctgagacaggagaatcgcttgaacctgggaggtggaggttgcagtgagctgagctcgagccactgcactccagtctgggcaacaagagcaagactctgtctcacaaaaaaaaaaaaaaaaaaggtattataaAATGGCTGACAAGGTGCAATTATCCTCACTGATTCAAATCTGTgaagcacctgctatgtgccaggtggCATTGCTTGACCCTTGCTCTCAGTAAATAAGCAAAGGAACACGATGACAGGTGTGGTTTTCCACCTTCTTAGACCACACAATCcagtatcttttatttatttatgtatttgagatggagtgtcactcttgttgcccaggctggagtgcaatggggcgatcttggctcaccgcaacctccgcctcctgggttcaagcgattctcctgcctcagcctcctgagtagctgtgattataggcgcccgccaccacacccggctaatttttgtatttttagtagagacgaggtttcaccatgttggccaggctggtctcgaactcctgaaatcaggtgatctgcccactcggcctcccaaagtgctgggattacaggtgtgagccaccgtgcctggccgatattttaaaaaattaaatcagcaaACTAGAGTTCAAGGACCAACTGCCTGTTTTCAGAAATACAGTTTGATTGGAACCAAGACCAGGGTTAGGGAGGTGAGCAGGGTAGGGTCACACAGGTGCAGGATCAAATcctgtttttactttaaaatcttGATATTTTGGACCGAgtgggtggctcatacctgtaatcccagcactttgagagtctgaggcaggaggaccacttgaggccaggagttcgagaccagcctgggcaacatagcaagctaCCCATCTATACAGAGAATAAAACATTAccaggggccgggcacagtggctcagcctgtaatcccaacactttgggaggccgaggcgggtggatcataaggtcaggagttcaagaccagcctggccaagatggtgaaacccccatctctactaaaaatacacaaattagccgggcgtggtggcaggcacctgtaatcccagctacttaggaggctgaggcaggagaatctcctgaacccggggaggttgcagtgagctcagattgcgccactgcactccagcctgggtgacagaatgagactctgtctccaaaaaaaaaaaaaaaaattagcggggtgtggtggcatgcgtctatagtcccagctactggggaggctgaggtgggaggatcacttcagcctaggatgttgaggctgcagtgagctatgattgcaccaccgcacttcagcctgtaCAATAGTGAGAActtatgtcaaaaagaaaaaaaaaaaaaagatggctgggcgtggtggctcacgcctgtaatcccagcactttgggaggccgagacgggcggattttttttttaagagacaaggtcaggagatcaagaccatcctggctaacatgtgaaaccccgtctctactaaaaatacaaaaaattagccggacgtggtggcaggcgcctgtagtcccaggtactggggaggctgaggcaggcgaatggcgtgaacccgggaggcagagcttgcagtgagccgagatggcgccactgcactccagcctgggcgacagagcgagactctgtctcaaaaaaaaaaaaaaagttgatattttGTTTGTCATGGGTTTTTAggcattaattttcatttattacaatactgcattaaaatattatttatctcacTTATTGGGTTTTTGGTATCCCCCACTCCCTTTTAAATTTTGCACCTGGCCAGGTTTgctgactcacgcctgtaatcctagcactttgggaggctgaggcaggcagatcacttgaggtcaggagtttgagaccagcctggccaacatggtgaaaccccgtctctactaaaaatacaaaaattagccgggcgtgatggcaggcgcctgtaatcccagctactcaggaggctgaggcaggaacatcgcttgaacccgggaggtgaaggttgcagtgagccgagatcacgccacttcactccagtctgggtaacagaatgaagactccgtctcaaaaaacaaacaaacaaacaaacaaaaaatgcttcaCTGACCGGTGGTTTATCAGGTGACCTCAGGGAGACACATATATGTGCGTGATTAATGGGAGACATTAACCCCTTTTTCCCTTCATCTCTCAGGCCCCAGGGCCCTGTGTGCAGGTGAGCTACAAAGTCTGGTTCTGGGTTGGAGGTCGTGAGCTGAGTCCAGAAGGAATTACCTGCTGCTGCTCCCTAATTCCCAGTGGGGCGGAGTGGGCCAGGGTGTCCGCTGTCAACGCCACAAGCTGGGAGCCTCTCACCAACCTCTCTTTGGTCTGCTTGGGTAAGAGACTGTGACCTTCCTCAGCTCGGTGCCCTGGAGGGGTGGGAAGTGACTTCCTGAGTGGGCAGCTGAGACTTCTCTCCACCCTCCAGATTCAGCCTCTGCCCCCCGTAGCGTGGCAGTCAGCAGCATCGCTGGGAGCACGGAGCTACTGGTGACCTGGCAACCGGGGCCTGGGGAACCACTGGAGCATGTAGTGGACTGGGCTCGAGATGGGGACCCCCTGGAGAAACTCAACTGGGTCCGGCTTCCCCCTGGGAACCTCAGTGCTCTGTTACCAGGTGAGGCCCTGGGACACCTGGGTCTCCATCCCCGCTGTTAGAGCAGACGGATGGGTGGACTTGTAAGAGGGAGTGCTATGATTAAAGTAGCGTgatggccgggcttggtggctcatgcctgtaatctcagcactttgggaggccgaaaggggcggatcacctgaggtcaggagttggacaccagcctggccaacatagtgaaaccccgtctctactaaaaatacaaaaattagtggggcgtggtggcacatgcctgtagtcccagctactcgggaggctgaggcaggagaatcgcttgaacctgggaggtggaggttgcagtgagccgagattgcgccactgcactctagcctgggtgacagagtgagactcagtctcaaaaaataaataaataaataaataaatagcgtGAATTCacacaagacttttttttttgctttttggagGCAAGAtcccactctgtggcccaggctagagtgcaatggtgccatctcagctcactgcaacttccatctcctgggttcaagtgattctcgtgactcagcttcccgagtagctgggactatgggagcGTACCACCACAatcggttaattttttttttttttttttaagtagagacggggtttcaccatgttggtttggctggtctccaactcctgacctcaagtgatctgcctgccttggcctcccaaagtgctgggattacaggcatgagccactatgcccagcctaacttttcttttttttttttttgagatggaggctggctctgtcacccaggctggagtgcaatggtgtgatctcagctcactgcagccttcacctcccgggttcaagcgattctcgtgcctcagcctctggggagtgactgggatcacaggcccccaccgccatgcccagctaatttttttatttttagtagagacggggtttcaccatgttggctaggctggtgtcaaactcctgacctcaagagatccacccgcattggcctcccaaaatgatgggatgacaggggtgagccaccatgcctggccctttttttttttttttttttggagtcttgctctgtcgcccaggctggagtgcagtggtgcgatatcggctcactgcaagctccacctcctgggttcacgccattctcctgcctcagcctcccgagcaactgggagtacaggcgcccgccaccacgcccggctaatttttttttttttttgtatttttagtaggaacggagtttcaccatattagccaggatggtctcgatctcttgacctcgtgatctgccctcctcagcctcccaaagtgctgggatttcaggcatgagccaccgcacccggcatttttttttttttaagagatgagtctcactctgtcagccaggctggagtgcagtggcgtgatctcagctcactgcagcgtcgacctccatggctcaagcaatcctcccacctcagcgccCTGAggagctggtattacaggcatgcgccaccaagcccagccagtttttgtattttttgtagaggtggggtttctccatgttgcccaggctgttcttgaactcctgagctcaggcaatccacctgccttggcctcccaaagtgctgggatgacaggcatgagccacggtaccTGGCAAGaaatctttataaataaataaataaataaataaattaattaattaatgaactTGGAAGAACTGTGAAGATGTTGGGTAAGAAATTTAGGACACAGTCCCAAGACCCACAAGGATATATGAACCAAAGAAGCGAAGGCCCAATTATGGAAAATTCCCAGTTGGGGAAGGCTATGTGGATGTGATAGGGTTTAGGGGAGAGAGTGCAGCACCCTCAGCTACCATGGTAGGTGCTGTCAGTTGCCTGCTCATATCTGTTTGACCACCTCAGAGGTTTTAGGCCTCTCTCCCAGCTGCCCACACTTGTTTCCTGGCCTAAGGGCTTTTTCTGGTCACTGAGGCATTTTGCCTGCCTGAGAAGCAAGATGGAAATATTGAGAAGAGCCCTCAGGAACAGCCCTCAGCATGACTAATGAGGCTTGgtggataaataccccagctccgtCCCCCTGAGCTGGGCTGACTCTGCGATGCCTGCTCTCTGCTGGCCCCTAGAGGTCCCCCATGGGACTGCGTCTCAGTTGTCCACAGTGAGAACCTGTTCCTTCCCCATTTCACTCCCCTACTGCCCTATTGGGGTTTTCTGGGATTACCTCCTAGATAAATGACTTACAGTCAGATCCTTATCTCAGGGTGTCCTTCTGGGGACCCCAGTGAAGACACCTAGGAAATGAGCATGGGAAGGAGAGCCAACTCTAACtggtctttatttctttgtcactCAGGGAATTTCACTGTCGGGGTCCCCTATCGAATCACTGTGACCGCAGTCTCTGCTTCAGGCTTGGCCTCTGCATCCTCCGTCTGGGGGTTCAGGGAGGAATTAGGTAAGAGTGGGGCTGGAGGATGGGGGGGCTTCTGTAACCCAGGCCGACCTTGACCTACTGCCTTCCTCCCCAGCACCCCTAGTGGGGCCAACGCTTTGGCGACTCCAAGATGCCCCTCCAGGGACCCCCGCCATAGCGTGGGGAGAGGTCCCAAGGCACCAGCTTCGAGGCCACCTCACCCACTACACCTTGTGTGCACAGAGTGGAACCAGCCCCTCCGTCTGCATGAATGGTGAGCTTCCCTGCCTGCTGACctgtcctcccagcccccacAAGACCCACCCATCAGTCAGCCCCACCCCTTGTCCCCACGTGGGCCTCTTTGGCCCAGGGACCATACATGGTGTCCTCAATTCCCTCTTGGCTATCAATGTAACGAGCTTTCATTCGGCCATTAAAAATGAGGATGCCAATCTATATTTATTGACATTGAAAGATGCTTGTCATATTTTATTAGTGAAAAAGATAAAAGGATGTTAAAATTCCGTGGTatggttccattttttttttttttttttgagacagagtctcgctttgtcaccaggctggagtgcaatggcacgatctcagctcactgcaacctccgcctcccaggttcaagcaattctcctgcctcagcctcctgagtagctgggattacaggcgcatgccaccatgcccggctaatttttgtatttttagtagagacagtttcaccatgttggtcagactgatctcgaactcctgacctcgtgatccacccacctcagcctcccaaagtgcggggattataggtgtgagccactgcgcccggcctatatataattttaaaaatatatatagaaggcccggcatggtgggtcacgcctgtaatcccagcactttgggaggccaaggcaggcagatcacttgaggtcaggagttcgagaccagcctggccaacatggtgaaacctcatctctactaaaaatacaaaaattagccaggcatggtggcacagcctgtagtccagctactcagaaggtggctgaggcactagaattgcttgaatccgggaggtggaggttgcagtgagccaagatcatgcaaagACAAACTAAATAATATCTAAGCAGTGTATGAGATGGTGATAAGTGCTGAGTAGAGAATGAAGCaaggggctgggcaaggtggctcacacctataatcccagcacttttggaggccgaggtgggcagatcacctgaggtcaggagtttgagaccagtctgaccaatatggtgaaacccagtctctactaaaaatataaaaattagccagatgtggtggcgggcacctgtagtcccagctactcaggaggctaagacagcagaattgcttgaacccaggaggcagaggttgcagtgagctgagatcacatgactgcactccatcctgggcaacagagtgttacagagcgagacttcatgtcaaaaaaaaaaaaaaaaaaagagaatcaaacAAGGAAGGTGGGTGGTGAAGGGGGTGCAATTTCAAATAGAGCGGGGTCAAGGAAAGCCTCACGGAAGAGGTGACCTTTGAGCAAAGACCTAAAAGAGATGAGGAGGGAGCCATGTGGATACCTGGGAGAGAGTGTTGCAGACAGCAGGAAgagcacatgcaaaggccctgtggtaggCTTGACCACCTCCccaacttctttggttgtgttcTCCAGTGAGTGGCAACACACAGAGTGTCACCCTGCCTGACCTTCCTTGGGGTCCCTGTGAGCTGTGGGTGACAGCATCTACCATCGCTGGACAGGGCCCTCCTGGTCCCATCCTCCGGCTTCATCTACCAGGTAGGGGGGTTGGGATGGGATTGCCACAGGGAGGGGATGTACTCCACAGTGGGGAGAGGTAGCATCTGGAGTCATTACTTGgaagctaggtgcagtggctcacccctgtaatcctaacactctgggaggctgaggcaggtggatcacttgagcccaggagctcgagaccagcctgggcaacatagtgagacccccttctctacaaaaaataaaacaattagctggatgtggtagcatgcgcctgcggtcccagctcctggagaagctgaggctcgaggatcgcttgagcccaggagttggaggctgcagtacaCGGAttacaccactgcgctccagcctgggcaacaaagcaagaccctgtctttaaaaaattaagaattgccaggcacagtggctcacgcctgtaatctcagcactttgggaggccgaggcgggtggatcagttgaggtcaggagttcgagaccagcctggccaatgtggtgaaaccccatctctactaaaaatacaaaaattagctgggcgtggtggcgtgcggctgtaatcccagctacttgggaggctgagagagaattgcttgaacccaggaggcggaggttgcagtgagctgaggtcgcaccactgcactccagcctgggtgacagggcaagactctgtctcaaaaataaaaataaaaaataaaataaaataaaaaattaagaatgatcTCTTCCCTACCCTACCAGATAACACCCTGAGGTGGAAAGTTCTGCCGGGCATCCTATTCTTGTGGGGCTTGTTCCTGTTGGGGTGTGGCCTGAGCCTGGCCACCTCTGGAAGGTGAGGCTGTCGGATACATGCATCTCTACCCACGTGGGGAAGGCAGCTGGGCATTTTGCTGAGCTTCCAGGGGGCTTGAAGGGAGGCCTCAGGGCGCAGTCACATTCATGAACCCTGCACCCTGGGCTGGGGCATCTGGCCATCTGGATCTGCTGCCCTGACTACTCCTGTCTTGCCAGGTGCTACCACCTAAGGCACAAAGTGCTGCCCCGCTGGGTCTGGGAGAAAGTTCCTGATCCTGCCAACAGCAGTTCAGGCCAGCCCCACATGGAGGTGAGTCAAAGGGCCGGCTAGTCGGAGCCCTCTGGGGGACTGGGGAGTcctggggcagtggggagggggtgAGGTGTGGgtcggggaggctggggcaggattaCAGGCTCATCTCTTCCCAGCAAGTACCTGAGGCCCAGCCCCTTGGGGACTTGCCCATCCTGGAAGTGGAGGAGATGGAGCCCCCGCCGGTTATGGAGTCCTCCCAGCCCGCCCAGGCCACCGCCCCGCTTGACTCTGGGTATGAGAAGCACTTCCTGCCCACACCTGAGGAGCTGGGCCTTCTGGGGCCCCCCAGGCCACAGGTTCTGGCCTGAACCACACGTCTGGCTGGGGGCTGCCAGCCAGGCTAGAGGGATGCTCATGCAGGTTGCACCCCAGTCCTGGATTAGCCCTCTTGATGGATGAAGACACTGAggactcagagaggctgagtcaCTTACCTGAGGACACCCagccaggcagagctgggattgaaGGACCCCTATAGAGAAGGGCTTGGCCCCCATGGGGAAGACACGGATGGAAGGTGGAGCAAAGGAAAATACATGAAATTGAGAGTGGCAGCTGCCTGCCAAAATCTGTTCCGCTGTAACAGAACTGAATTTGGaccccagcacagtggctcacgcctgtaatcccagcactttggcaggccaaggtggaaggatcacttagagctaggagtttgagaccagcctgggcaatatagcaagacccctcactacaaaaataaaacatcaaaaacaaaaacaattagctgggcatgatggcacacacctgtagtccgagccacttgggaggctgaggtgggaggatcggttgagcccaggagttcgaagctgcagggacctctgattgcaccactgcactccaggctgggtaacagaatgagaccttatctcaaaaataaacaaactaataaaaagcaaaaaaaaaaaaaaaagaaaagaaaaaacactgcatttgggcaccatctcagctccctTGCATCCAGGTGCAGCATGGACTGAGTTCTTGACAACAGAATGTGGTCAGAAGTGACATATGCCAACACGGGGTCTGGGTGGGGGCTCCCCCACATCCTTTCCTTGCCTATGAGCTGGAACATAACACATGCCTATGATCCAGCTTTGGTCATACCCAAGGGGAAGGTGGagcaagaaatgaaaaggaacctGAATCCCTGAATGACTGCATGGATAGAAccactaagaaaaataaacttttatatttttatagctacTGTAGCTTTGAGGtctttttgttacagcagctcaatCTATACTCTCACTGATTCATAATCTTTGACTGTAGCAGGGTTAAGCCTCAAATTTCCCACCAGGAGATGACGCTGTGATTCTGTGCTGACTACACACACATTCAAGCCGTCTTGAGtgctttcacattttattttcaagt
This window encodes:
- the IL27RA gene encoding interleukin-27 receptor subunit alpha precursor; its protein translation is MRGGRGAPFWLWPLPKLALLPLLWVLFQRTRPQGSAGPLQCYGVGPLGDLNCSWEPLGDLGAPSELHLQSQKYRSNKTQTVAVAAGRSWVAIPREQLTMSDKLLVWGTKAGQPLWPPVFVNLETQMKPNAPRLGPDVDFSEDDPLEATVHWAPPTWPSHKVLICQFHYRRCQEAAWTLLEPELKTIPLTPVEIQDLELATGYKVYGRCRMEKEEDLWGEWSPILSFQTPPSAPKDVWVSGNLCGTPGGEEPLLLWKAPGPCVQVSYKVWFWVGGRELSPEGITCCCSLIPSGAEWARVSAVNATSWEPLTNLSLVCLDSASAPRSVAVSSIAGSTELLVTWQPGPGEPLEHVVDWARDGDPLEKLNWVRLPPGNLSALLPGNFTVGVPYRITVTAVSASGLASASSVWGFREELAPLVGPTLWRLQDAPPGTPAIAWGEVPRHQLRGHLTHYTLCAQSGTSPSVCMNVSGNTQSVTLPDLPWGPCELWVTASTIAGQGPPGPILRLHLPDNTLRWKVLPGILFLWGLFLLGCGLSLATSGRCYHLRHKVLPRWVWEKVPDPANSSSGQPHMEQVPEAQPLGDLPILEVEEMEPPPVMESSQPAQATAPLDSGYEKHFLPTPEELGLLGPPRPQVLA